The Episyrphus balteatus chromosome 4, idEpiBalt1.1, whole genome shotgun sequence genome includes a window with the following:
- the LOC129918570 gene encoding symplekin, protein MSGILGRTQFLGETSNLFTDERTATARSRVVEWFNEMMVAEPSTKCELLAKIQEIILGTCPELIEEFLEHILSFAHDAHTDVRKQIIGFMEQICKLKPEFMPQIVNVISMLLRDSSAQVIKRVIQACGSVYKNGLQWICTRAEITDSTEQAWNVLSLVKAQILDMIDNDNDGIRTNALKFLEGVVILQTYPDEDSQKRENDFSLEDIPLTLKIMRRRKLEEEAMNIFDILLKFHAATHVSSVNLIACTGSLSTIAKMRPCLMSPVVEAFKSLSTNLPPTLTDSQVSSVRKSLKMQLIGLLKNRGSFEFQNSIKRMLLDLGASQSEISRATPKMDKQEVTLRQKRIVENAAHSMSKKMRLDKDETSGVVVADDIMEVDIDALEKNIERSNKINEKFIAENIRNPETAVSLVLTYMKHLPNEVPDIFFEEYVPIKDTPLPVQITKIASLLSAQMTEKRIGPGAAAFPKEPETNDVEMIESTADMDEQQRKEEATKKLRENMERVKGEQALLEHMKQRAKTLKLQEVTKPFPRATKAKFLVDAVKRILSAERQCIVGGVSVKRRKILTVMAATFPDSVRLIIFDFIMMDIKGRIDLAFSWLYEEYCLLQGFTRHSYVKSEHRPDYAYNDLLNQIINGICTKCDFKDKLILLRRVYLEAPLLSDESVTHLVQMCLNDDTCNYCVDLIKDLAILRPPRKLRFVRILLNFCVHDKMELRERALDHVRILFAEHKVLPVKIEEFAIQWINYLVKETPPAEVFGADYGRDIVEIAWKEDLAKICLGPILILLPHSENLIEELCAVYTKTSPDLKRTVLRSIEVPIKKLGVENSTLLKLIEDCPKGVETLVTRIIYILSESTVPTSNLVKKVRDLYQTKVNDVRLLIPVLSGLTKTEILTALPKLLKLNPIVVKEVFNRLLAIGTEYASQKMPISPSEILVSLHTLDQNKCELKYVVKATSLCLAEKEVYTQDILGACLQQLVDIVPIPTLFMRTVIQSLALYPRLSNFIIGLLQRLILKQVWKQKLIWEGFLKCCQRLKPQSSSVLIQLPLPQLQDALNQCPDLRAPLLEYAESVEENQAGIISQQTMDILTGNALDVIITDDSGGFMMLENIKVEKEDPVPVEPFVPDHSQPLPPGED, encoded by the exons ATGTCTGGAATTCTCGGACGTACCCAGTTTCTGGGTGAAACTTCAAATCTTTTCACAGACGAACGAACAGCCACAGCTCGATCCAGG GTTGTTGAATGGTTTAATGAAATGATGGTTGCCGAGCCTAGTACAAAATGTGAACTACTTGCAAAAATACAAGAAATTATACTAGGCACCTGTCCCGAATTGATAGAAGAGTTCCTCGAACACATTCTATCTTTTGCTCACGATGCCCACACTGATGTTCGAAAACAAATAATAGGCTTCATGGAACAGATATG cAAACTTAAACCGGAATTCATGCCGCAAATCGTGAATGTCATATCGATGCTTCTTCGTGACTCGTCAGCCCAAGTTATTAAACGTGTTATCCAGGCATGTGGTTCAGTTTATAAAAACGGTTTGCAGTGGATCTGCACTCGAGCTGAAATCACGGACAGCACCGAACAAGCTTGGAATGTTTTGAGTCTGGTGAAAGCACAAATTCTTGATATGATAGACAACGATAATGATGGAATTCGAACAAATGCTCTCAAATTTCTGGAAGGAGTTGTAATACTTCAGACTTATCCAGATGAAGACAGCCAAAAAAGAGAAAACGACTTTTCTCTTGAAGATATTCCGCTTACATTGAAAATTATGAGGCGCAGGAAACTTGAAGAGGAGGCCATGAATATCTTtgatattttgcttaaattccATGCTGCAACACATGTTTCGTCTGTTAATTTGATAGCATGTACAGGTAGTTTAAGTACTATTGCCAAAATGAGACCATGTCTCATGAGTCCTGTTGTTGAAGCGTTTAAAAGCTTGAGCACTAATCTACCGCCCACTCTCACAGATTCCCAAGTCAGCTCGGTtcgcaaaagtttaaaaatgcaATTAATTGGATTATTGAAGAATAGAGGATCAttcgaattccaaaattcaatTAAGCGAATGTTGCTAGATTTGGGTGCTTCCCAATCAGAAATAAGTCGTGCAACACCAAAGATGGACAAACAAGAAGTGACTTTGCGTCAAAAACGAATTGTGGAAAACGCTGCCCACAGTATGAGTAAAAAAATGCGGCTAGATAAGGATGAGACTAGCGGTGTCGTAGTGGCAGATGATATCATGGAAGTAGACATTGATGCACTGGAAAAGAATATAGAAAGatcaaataaaatcaatgaGAAATTCATTGCAGAAAATATAAGAAATCCCGAGACTGCGGTAAGTTTAGTACTAACTTATATGAAACATCTGCCTAATGAAGTGCCAGACATATTCTTCGAGGAGTATGTGCCTATAAAGGATACACCATTACCTGTTCAAATAACGAAAATTGCCTCTTTGCTCAGTGCGCAAATGACCGAAAAAAGAATCGGTCCAGGTGCTGCAGCTTTTCCAAAAGAACCCGAAACCAACGACGTAGAAATGATAGAATCAACTGCTGATATGGATGAGCAACAGCGCAAAGAGGAAGCAACCAAAAAATTACGTGAGAATATGGAAAGGGTGAAAGGGGAACAAGCTTTGCTAGAGCACATGAAGCAGAGAGCTAAGACACTTAAGTTGCAAGAGGTTACAAAGCCATTCCCTAGAGCCACCAAAGCAAAGTTTCTCGTAGATGCTGTCAAAAGGATTTTGAGTGCAGAACGTCAATGTATTGTAGGAGGTGTTTCGGTCAAGCGACGTAAGATCCTTACTGTGATGGCTGCTACTTTCCCTGACAGTGTCAGacttattatttttgattttatcatGATGGATATCAAAGGACGTATAGATTTGGCATTTTCTTGGTTATACGAGGAATACTGCCTACTGCAAGGCTTCACCAGGCATTCATATGTAAAATCTGAACATCGCCCAGATTATGCTTACAATGATCTTCTCAATCAAATCATAAATGGAATTTGTACAAAATGTGACTTCAAAGACAAATTAATTCTCTTGCGAAGAGTTTATCTGGAGGCGCCTCTACTGTCCGATGAATCAGTTACTCATTTGGTTCAAATGTGCCTTAATGATGACACATGTAATTATTGCGTTGATTTAATAAAGGATTTAGCAATACTAAGACCTCCAAGGAAGCTTCGTTTTGTTCGGattctattaaatttttgtgtgcaCGATAAAATGGAATTACGGGAACGAGCCCTTGACCATGTACGCATTTTGTTCGCAGAACATAAAGTGCTTCCAGTTAAAATTGAAGAATTCGCTATACAATGGATTAATTATCTTGTGAAAGAAACACCACCAGCCGAAGTTTTTGGTGCAGATTATGGACGCGATATAGTTGAGATTGCTTGGAAAGAGGATCTTGCGAAAATTTGCCTGGGCCCAATCTTAATTTTGCTGCCGCATTCAGaaa ATCTAATTGAAGAACTTTGTGCCGTATATACAAAAACTTCACCTGATCTTAAACGTACTGTTTTACGTTCTATTGAAGTGCCAATAAAAAAACTTGGTGTTGAGAATTCGACGCTTCTTAAATTGATCGAGGACTGCCCCAAAGGAGTTGAAACGCTAGTAACAAGGATAATTTACATTCTTTCGGAAAGCACCGTACCCACatcaaatctagttaagaaagtGCGAGATCTTTATCAAACTAAAGTTAATGATGTTCGTCTGTTAATTCCTGTTCTTAGTGGTTTAACAAAGACTGAGATTTTAACTGcacttccaaaacttttaaaacttaatcCAATTGTAGTGAAGGAAGTTTTCAATAGACTTTTGGCAATTGGTACTGAATATGCCAGTCAAAAAATGCCAATATCACCAAGCGAAATATTAGTTTCGCTTCACACGCTCGACCAAAATAAATGTGAGCTTAAATATGTTGTCAAAGCCACGTCTTTGTGCTTAGCCGAAAAAGAAGTCTATACACAGGACATACTTGGCGCTTGCTTGCAACAGTTGGTTGATATCGTCCCGATCCCTACACTCTTTATGCGAACAGTCATTCAAAGCTTGGCTCTTTATCCAAGACTTTCTAATTTCATTATTGGACTGCTGCAAAGATTGATTTTGAAACAAGTTTGGAAGCAAAAACTTATTTGGGAAGGTTTTTTGAAATGCTGCCAACGATTGAAGCCGCAGTCATCATCAGTTCTCATACAATTGCCATTGCCACAGTTGCAAGATGCTCTCAATCAGTGTCCGGATCTTCGTGCGCCTCTTCTAGAATATGCAGAGTCTGTTGAAGAAAATCAAGCAGGAATTATATCGCAACAAACAATGGATATTCTGACTGGAAATGCTTTGGATGTCATTAtaact GATGATTCTGGTGGATTTATGATGTTAGAAAATATCAAGGTCGAGAAGGAGGATCCCGTCCCCGTAGAGCCTTTTGTACCAGATCATAGCCAACCTCTTCCCCCGGGAGAGGACTAA